The following are encoded in a window of Amaranthus tricolor cultivar Red isolate AtriRed21 chromosome 2, ASM2621246v1, whole genome shotgun sequence genomic DNA:
- the LOC130805985 gene encoding 60S ribosomal protein L30-like, whose amino-acid sequence MVSSKKTKKTHESINNRLALVMKSGKYTLGYKTVLKTLRSSKAKLVIISNNCPPLRKSEIEYYAMLAKVGVHHYNGNNVDLGTACGKYFRVCCLSIIDPGDSDIIKSMPDH is encoded by the exons ATGGTTTCTTCAAAGAAGACG AAGAAGACTCATGAGAGTATCAACAACAGGTTGGCTCTTGTAATGAAGAGTGGAAAGTACACTCTTGGTTACAAGACCGTTCTTAAAACTCTCAGAAGTTCCAAAG CAAAATTGGTGATTATATCTAACAACTGCCCACCTTTGAGAAAGTCTGAGATAGAGTACTATGCTATGTTGGCTAAGGTTGGAGTTCACCATTACAATGGAA ACAATGTTGATCTCGGAACTGCTTGCGGTAAATACTTCAGGGTGTGCTGTCTCAGCATTATCGACCCAGGTGATTCGGATATCATCAAGAGCATGCCTGACCACTAA